In one window of Branchiostoma lanceolatum isolate klBraLanc5 chromosome 15, klBraLanc5.hap2, whole genome shotgun sequence DNA:
- the LOC136420839 gene encoding uncharacterized protein: protein MIFADDMDVSVLYKSAALDLGIQWVGWAAAVAFSTEKFFDLAGSATYALVAYLSLQWGGGHFTRQKVQTTLVLIWAFRLGSYLFMRVLREGKDVRFDEAKRNPAHFLVYWTLQAVWVFITLLPTLILNAKSRDRVLGFQDYLGWFLWAVGILLEAVADHQKSVFKADPENSGKFIQSGLWSISQHPNYLGEITLWLGLYITAAGVMRGWEHISIVSPVFVAFLLLKVSGVPLLDELGMKRWGNNPGYLAYRERTAVLVPFVW from the exons ATGATATTTGCAGACGATATGGACGTCTCCGTGCTTTACAAGTCCGCGGCGCTGGACCTGGGGATCCAGTGGGTTGGCTGGGCGGCGGCAGTGGCGTTCAGCACCGAGAAGTTCTTCGACTTGGCGGGGTCGGCAACATACGCCCTGGTGGCCTACCTGTCTctacagtggggaggggggcacttcaCCAGGCAGAAG GTCCAGACCACCCTAGTGCTGATCTGGGCCTTCCGTCTGGGTTCCTACCTGTTCATGCGTGTGCTGAGGGAAGGGAAGGACGTGAGGTTTGATGAGGCGAAGAGGAACCCCGCCCACTTCCTGGTGTACTGGACTCTCCAGGCCGTCTGGGTCTTCATCACGCTCCTGCCGACACTCATCCTCAACGCCAAGTCCAGGGACAGGGTTCTCGGATTTCAG GACTACCTCGGCTGGTTCCTCTGGGCTGTAGGGATCCTGCTGGAGGCTGTGGCTGATCATCAGAAGTCGGTCTTCAAGGCTGATCCAGAAAACTCAG GAAAGTTTATCCAGTCTGGCCTGTGGAGTATCAGCCAACACCCAAACTACCTGGGTGAGATCACCCTGTGGCTGGGTCTGTACATCACAGCAGCCGGCGTCATGAGGGGCTGGGAGCACATCAGTATTGTCTCTCCTGTTTTTGTAGCCTTTCTGTTGTTAAAAGTCAGTGGAGTTCCCCTGTTAGATGAGTTAGGCATGAAAAGATGGGGGAATAACCCAGGGTATTTGGCTTATAGGGAGAGGACAGCGGTCTTGGTACCTTTTGTGTGGTAG